The proteins below come from a single Rhizobium tropici CIAT 899 genomic window:
- a CDS encoding DUF6460 domain-containing protein, whose translation MSDQVNRFLGDSPGRTLVKLIIVSLVVGFVMKFFGWRPLDFLYGVRRFLLDLWHSGFAALGEFGDYVLLGASIVIPIFIILRLFNYRS comes from the coding sequence ATGTCCGATCAGGTGAACAGATTCCTTGGCGACTCGCCAGGCAGAACGCTGGTGAAGCTCATCATCGTGTCGCTCGTCGTCGGCTTCGTGATGAAGTTCTTCGGCTGGCGGCCCCTCGATTTCCTCTATGGCGTCCGCCGCTTCCTGCTCGATCTCTGGCACAGCGGCTTTGCCGCGCTCGGCGAGTTCGGCGATTATGTGCTGCTCGGCGCATCCATCGTCATTCCGATCTTCATCATACTTCGTTTGTTCAATTACCGCAGCTGA
- a CDS encoding methyltransferase — protein sequence MLPSQLSSGDVIADRRADYAKMLAESGEPASAAELMEQALELVPRWAAGWFSLATYREKAGDASGAIAALNEVLALDAGDVFGARLKLAVLGGADVPDRPPSLYVERLFDDYADRFETSLVEKLGYSVPGKLAALIAETTDIPKHFRLAVDLGCGTGLLGPEIRARVDRLEGYDLSKGMLAKAAEKNVYDHLGQADLSLEPDLSGVFDGELAASRADLVTAADVLMYLGDLQGVMAIVRKLSVGGAIFAFSVEDAQQPDGYVLRDSLRFAHSEVYVREILAGHGFTVLDLTRSIIRMDGGKPVHGILFITRKSVG from the coding sequence ATGCTGCCGAGCCAGCTTTCCTCCGGCGATGTCATTGCCGACCGCCGCGCCGACTATGCGAAGATGCTTGCCGAGAGCGGCGAACCCGCGAGTGCTGCCGAGTTGATGGAGCAGGCGCTGGAGCTGGTGCCGCGCTGGGCGGCGGGCTGGTTCTCGCTCGCAACCTATCGCGAAAAGGCCGGCGATGCATCAGGCGCGATCGCAGCGTTGAACGAGGTGTTGGCGCTCGATGCCGGCGATGTCTTCGGCGCCCGCCTGAAGCTTGCGGTGCTTGGCGGTGCCGACGTGCCGGACCGACCGCCGAGCCTCTATGTCGAGCGATTGTTCGACGACTATGCCGACCGCTTCGAAACCTCGCTTGTCGAGAAGCTCGGCTATAGCGTGCCCGGCAAGCTGGCGGCGCTGATCGCTGAAACGACCGACATCCCCAAACATTTCCGCCTTGCCGTCGATCTCGGCTGCGGCACGGGCCTGCTCGGGCCGGAAATCCGCGCCCGTGTCGATCGGCTGGAAGGCTACGACTTGTCGAAGGGCATGCTTGCCAAGGCGGCCGAGAAGAATGTCTATGATCATCTCGGCCAGGCCGATCTCTCGCTGGAGCCGGATCTGTCAGGCGTTTTCGATGGCGAGCTTGCCGCCAGCCGGGCGGATCTGGTCACTGCGGCCGACGTACTGATGTATCTCGGCGATCTGCAAGGTGTGATGGCGATCGTCCGCAAGCTTTCGGTCGGTGGAGCGATCTTCGCCTTTTCCGTCGAGGATGCGCAGCAACCGGATGGTTATGTGCTGCGTGATTCCCTCCGATTTGCGCACTCCGAAGTCTATGTTCGGGAAATATTGGCCGGTCACGGCTTTACGGTGCTGGATCTCACCCGCAGCATCATTCGCATGGATGGCGGAAAACCGGTTCACGGCATTCTGTTCATTACCCGGAAATCGGTTGGATGA
- a CDS encoding YitT family protein, producing the protein MANAKSAFGVWKTSATRHSWIEDVQGIVSGSLISSLGLFCLSSAGLLTGSTAGIAFLLHYAIGVNFGLAFFVVNLPFFYLSLKQLGPAFTIKTFIAIALTSLLTNLQPVLFNVAHINALWSAILGGILLGFGLLALYRHRASLGGVGILGIYLQERFGIRAGLVQLAIDLCVLAVAFAVTTPPVVICSVIGAIVLNLFVAINHRSDRYIAL; encoded by the coding sequence ATGGCAAACGCAAAGAGCGCATTTGGTGTCTGGAAGACGTCCGCGACCCGGCATTCGTGGATCGAGGATGTTCAGGGTATCGTCTCCGGAAGCCTGATTTCGTCGCTGGGGCTGTTCTGCCTTTCAAGCGCCGGCCTTTTGACCGGCAGCACCGCTGGCATCGCTTTCCTGCTGCATTACGCAATTGGCGTGAATTTCGGCCTGGCCTTCTTTGTGGTCAATCTGCCGTTCTTCTATCTATCGCTGAAACAGCTCGGCCCGGCCTTCACCATCAAGACCTTCATCGCCATCGCGCTGACCTCGCTGCTGACCAACCTTCAGCCGGTGCTGTTCAATGTCGCGCATATCAATGCGCTTTGGTCGGCGATCCTCGGCGGCATTCTGCTCGGCTTCGGGCTGCTCGCGCTCTATCGCCATCGGGCAAGCCTCGGCGGCGTCGGTATTCTGGGGATTTATCTGCAGGAGCGTTTCGGCATCAGGGCAGGGTTGGTGCAGCTTGCAATCGACCTATGCGTGCTCGCGGTCGCTTTTGCCGTGACCACGCCGCCGGTGGTCATCTGCTCCGTCATCGGCGCAATTGTCCTCAACCTTTTCGTTGCGATCAATCATCGCTCCGACCGCTATATAGCGCTGTAA
- a CDS encoding DUF2735 domain-containing protein — protein sequence MAIGTRHETAKIYQFPVTARPTALSQRPKVNLTPDIGPSIATAAFDSWYHEAAIVESDETRKQ from the coding sequence ATGGCAATCGGTACTCGTCACGAAACCGCAAAGATCTATCAGTTTCCCGTCACGGCTCGCCCCACGGCGCTCAGCCAGCGTCCGAAGGTGAACCTCACCCCGGATATCGGCCCGTCCATTGCGACGGCCGCATTCGACAGCTGGTATCACGAAGCCGCGATCGTCGAATCCGACGAGACCCGCAAGCAATAG
- a CDS encoding glutamine synthetase beta-grasp domain-containing protein, translating to MTKFKLEYIWLDGYTPVPNLRGKTQIKEFDAFPTLEQLPLWGFDGSSTMQAEGRSSDCVLKPVAIYPDPARTNGALVMCEVMMPDGVTPHESNSRATILDDEDAWFGFEQEYFFYQDGRPLGFPESGYPAPQGPYYTGVGYKNVGDVAREIVEEHLDLCLEAGINHEGINAEVAKGQWEFQIFGKGSKKAADQIWMARYLLLRLCEKYGIDIEFHCKPLGDTDWNGSGMHCNFSTKFMREVGGKAYFEALMAQFDKNLDAHIAVYGPDNHLRLTGKHETAPWNKFSYGVADRGASIRVPHSFIKNDYKGYLEDRRPNSQGDPYQIASQVLKTISEVPTADFGSVAA from the coding sequence ATGACGAAGTTTAAGCTCGAGTACATCTGGCTCGACGGGTACACCCCGGTACCGAACCTGCGCGGTAAAACGCAGATCAAGGAATTCGACGCATTTCCGACGCTCGAGCAGCTTCCGCTTTGGGGCTTCGATGGTTCGTCGACGATGCAGGCCGAAGGCCGCAGCTCCGATTGCGTGCTGAAGCCCGTCGCCATCTATCCGGACCCGGCCCGTACCAACGGCGCTCTCGTCATGTGCGAAGTCATGATGCCCGACGGCGTCACCCCGCACGAATCCAACAGCCGCGCTACCATCCTCGACGATGAAGACGCATGGTTCGGCTTCGAGCAGGAATACTTCTTCTACCAGGACGGCCGCCCGCTCGGCTTCCCGGAATCCGGCTATCCGGCCCCGCAGGGCCCATACTACACCGGCGTCGGCTACAAGAACGTCGGCGATGTCGCCCGCGAGATCGTTGAAGAGCATCTCGACCTTTGCCTCGAAGCAGGCATCAACCACGAAGGCATCAACGCCGAAGTGGCCAAGGGCCAGTGGGAATTCCAGATTTTCGGCAAGGGCTCCAAGAAGGCTGCCGACCAGATCTGGATGGCACGCTACCTGCTGCTGCGCCTGTGCGAAAAGTACGGCATCGACATCGAGTTCCACTGCAAGCCGCTCGGCGACACCGACTGGAACGGCTCGGGCATGCACTGCAACTTCTCGACCAAGTTCATGCGCGAAGTCGGCGGCAAGGCCTATTTCGAAGCGCTCATGGCTCAGTTCGACAAGAACCTGGATGCCCATATCGCTGTCTACGGCCCGGACAACCATCTGCGCCTGACCGGCAAGCACGAGACGGCTCCGTGGAACAAGTTCTCCTACGGCGTTGCCGATCGTGGCGCTTCGATCCGCGTTCCGCACTCGTTCATCAAGAACGACTACAAGGGCTACCTCGAAGATCGTCGTCCGAACTCGCAAGGCGACCCCTACCAGATCGCTTCGCAGGTTCTTAAGACCATCTCGGAAGTTCCGACAGCTGATTTCGGCTCGGTTGCTGCCTGA
- a CDS encoding carboxymuconolactone decarboxylase family protein, whose product MHPRFNFAKASPDSYKAVVALENFVQSSGLERRFIHLIKLRASQINGCAYCVDMHVKEARHDGLSEQWINLMCVWWESPVYDDRERALLRWVDSVTKIAQTGIPDADFEPLKQHFSEEEIVKITVAIGTINIWNRLAVGFRSQHPVDAASKAA is encoded by the coding sequence ATGCATCCGCGTTTCAACTTTGCCAAAGCCTCCCCCGATTCCTACAAGGCTGTCGTCGCGCTGGAAAACTTCGTCCAGAGCAGCGGCCTCGAACGGCGCTTCATCCACCTGATCAAGCTCCGCGCCTCGCAGATCAATGGCTGCGCCTATTGCGTCGACATGCATGTGAAGGAAGCCCGCCATGATGGCCTCAGCGAACAGTGGATCAACCTGATGTGCGTCTGGTGGGAATCGCCCGTCTATGACGATCGCGAGCGTGCCCTGCTCCGCTGGGTCGATTCCGTGACGAAGATCGCGCAGACCGGCATTCCAGATGCCGATTTCGAGCCGTTGAAGCAGCATTTCAGCGAAGAAGAGATTGTGAAGATCACGGTCGCGATCGGCACGATCAACATTTGGAACCGCCTCGCCGTCGGCTTCCGCTCGCAGCATCCGGTGGATGCGGCAAGCAAGGCTGCTTGA
- a CDS encoding RrF2 family transcriptional regulator produces MKLGDGVEQSIHCVGMLAGLSDGGVLSAAALAEFHGVSVSYLLKHLQALSGAGILDTVPGPKGGYRLARKPEEITLLDIVLAAEGPAPAFRCAEIRQRGPNPLEGRYFAKPCGINAAMLAAERVYRAELAKTSIADVLTDLRQTDTDGGIAARGCAFLELHERKTRN; encoded by the coding sequence ATGAAGCTGGGAGACGGCGTCGAACAATCCATTCATTGCGTTGGCATGCTGGCTGGCCTTTCCGATGGCGGCGTGCTGTCAGCAGCTGCCCTTGCCGAATTTCACGGTGTCTCCGTCAGCTATCTTCTGAAGCATCTGCAGGCGCTTTCGGGTGCCGGCATTCTCGATACCGTGCCGGGACCGAAGGGCGGATACCGGCTGGCGCGCAAGCCGGAGGAGATCACCCTGCTCGATATCGTGCTGGCCGCCGAGGGCCCTGCACCCGCCTTCCGCTGCGCTGAAATCCGCCAGCGCGGCCCGAACCCGCTCGAAGGGCGCTACTTCGCCAAGCCTTGCGGCATCAATGCCGCCATGCTGGCGGCCGAGCGCGTCTACCGGGCGGAGCTGGCCAAAACAAGCATCGCCGACGTGCTGACCGATCTCCGGCAGACCGACACGGATGGCGGGATCGCCGCGAGAGGCTGCGCCTTTCTCGAGCTGCATGAACGCAAGACCAGAAACTGA
- a CDS encoding ligase-associated DNA damage response DEXH box helicase, translated as MDQIDADRLLALPAPFTRWFADKGWQPRAHQLELLARAEAGESTLLIAPTGAGKTLAGFLPSLTDLTRRGKIPSGSAFTGIHTLYISPLKALAVDIERNLMKPVSEMGLPVTVENRTGDTPAGKRQRQKLNPPDILLTTPEQVALLLANREAERFFKDLKYLVFDELHSLVTSKRGHMLSLGLARIRKLAPRVQTIGLSATVADPMDLQKWLAAQEPGEVRHAGLVIVEGGAKPDISILATEERIPWSGHSAKYAIPDIYRELKAHRTTLLFVNTRSQAEMLFQELWSANDDNLPIALHHGSLDVGQRRKVEAAMAENRLRAVVATSTLDLGIDWGDVDLVIHVGAPKGASRLAQRIGRANHRMDEPSKAILVPANRFEVMECQGALDANYTGAQDTPPIGAGALDVLAQHVLGMACAEPFDMLELYDEVQSAAPYAELSWETFERIVDFVATGGYALRTYERYARIRKMADGRWRVSNPQVAQQYRLNLGTIVEEAMLNIRLVKRNALGSLGRGGAPLGKVEEYFVEQLAPGDTFLFSGKVLRFEGIRESECLASQAFSLDPKIPSYAGGKFPLSTYLADQVRAMIADPDRRHRLPDQVRDWLEIQNEKSLLPKRDEFLIETFPRGSRAYMVAYPFEGRLAHQTLGMLLTRRLERAGAKPMGFVATDYSLGIWGLEDMGLMIANGHLSLSDLFDEDMLGDDLEAWLDESFLLKRTFRNCAVIAGLIERRHPGKEKTGRQVTVSADLIYDVLRSHEPDHILLQATRQDAATGLLDIGRLADMLKRIKGHITHRALDHISPLAVPVMLEIGKVPVPGEAHDSLLAEAADDLIREAME; from the coding sequence GTGGACCAGATCGACGCCGACCGCCTCCTTGCCTTGCCCGCCCCCTTCACCCGCTGGTTCGCGGACAAGGGCTGGCAGCCGCGTGCCCATCAGCTGGAATTGCTGGCGCGCGCCGAAGCAGGCGAAAGCACGCTGCTGATTGCGCCCACAGGTGCGGGCAAGACGCTAGCCGGCTTCCTGCCGTCGCTGACGGATCTCACCCGGCGCGGGAAAATCCCGTCCGGCTCGGCCTTTACCGGCATCCACACGCTCTATATTTCGCCGCTGAAGGCGCTTGCGGTCGATATCGAGCGCAATCTGATGAAGCCTGTTTCGGAAATGGGCCTGCCCGTCACGGTCGAGAACCGCACGGGGGATACACCTGCTGGCAAGCGCCAGCGGCAAAAGCTCAACCCGCCCGATATTCTGCTGACGACGCCCGAGCAGGTGGCGCTGTTGCTCGCCAATCGCGAGGCCGAACGCTTCTTCAAGGACTTGAAATATCTCGTCTTCGACGAGCTGCATTCGCTCGTCACCTCCAAGCGCGGCCATATGCTGTCGCTTGGCCTTGCCCGTATCCGCAAGCTGGCGCCGCGCGTGCAGACGATCGGTCTGTCAGCGACCGTCGCCGACCCTATGGATCTGCAGAAATGGCTGGCGGCGCAAGAGCCAGGAGAAGTGCGTCACGCCGGCCTCGTCATTGTCGAGGGCGGCGCAAAGCCCGATATCTCGATCCTTGCGACGGAAGAGCGCATCCCCTGGTCCGGCCACTCCGCCAAATATGCGATCCCCGATATCTATCGCGAGCTGAAGGCGCATCGCACGACGCTGCTCTTCGTCAACACGCGCTCGCAGGCCGAAATGCTGTTTCAGGAACTGTGGTCGGCCAATGACGACAATCTGCCGATCGCCCTGCATCACGGCTCGCTCGACGTCGGCCAGCGCCGCAAGGTGGAAGCGGCCATGGCGGAAAACCGGCTACGCGCCGTTGTTGCCACCTCGACGCTCGATCTCGGCATAGACTGGGGCGATGTCGATCTTGTCATCCATGTCGGTGCGCCGAAAGGCGCAAGCCGGCTCGCGCAGCGCATCGGCCGTGCCAATCACCGCATGGATGAACCTTCCAAGGCGATCCTCGTGCCGGCGAACCGCTTCGAGGTCATGGAATGCCAGGGAGCACTTGATGCCAATTATACCGGCGCGCAGGATACGCCGCCCATTGGCGCAGGAGCGCTCGACGTTCTCGCCCAGCATGTGCTCGGCATGGCCTGCGCCGAACCCTTCGACATGCTGGAGCTTTACGACGAGGTGCAGAGCGCCGCTCCTTATGCCGAGCTTTCCTGGGAGACCTTCGAGCGCATCGTCGATTTTGTCGCGACCGGCGGCTATGCGCTCAGAACCTATGAGCGCTATGCCCGCATCCGCAAGATGGCGGATGGCCGCTGGCGCGTCTCCAATCCGCAGGTCGCGCAGCAGTATCGCCTGAATCTCGGCACGATCGTCGAAGAGGCGATGCTGAATATCCGTCTGGTGAAGCGCAACGCGCTGGGCTCGCTTGGAAGAGGCGGCGCGCCGCTGGGCAAGGTCGAGGAATATTTCGTCGAGCAATTGGCACCGGGCGATACCTTCCTCTTTTCCGGCAAGGTGCTGCGCTTCGAAGGCATCCGCGAGAGCGAATGCCTGGCCTCGCAGGCTTTCTCGCTGGATCCGAAAATTCCCTCCTATGCCGGCGGCAAGTTTCCGCTTTCGACCTATCTCGCCGACCAGGTGAGGGCGATGATTGCCGATCCCGACCGGCGGCACCGCCTGCCGGATCAGGTGCGCGATTGGCTGGAAATTCAAAACGAGAAATCGCTGCTGCCGAAGCGCGACGAGTTTCTGATCGAAACTTTCCCGCGCGGCAGCCGCGCCTATATGGTCGCCTATCCTTTCGAGGGGAGATTGGCGCACCAGACGCTCGGCATGCTGCTCACCAGGAGACTGGAGCGCGCCGGCGCCAAGCCCATGGGCTTCGTCGCGACAGATTATTCGCTTGGCATATGGGGGCTGGAGGATATGGGGCTGATGATCGCCAACGGCCATCTCAGCCTCTCCGATCTTTTCGACGAGGATATGCTCGGGGACGATCTCGAAGCTTGGCTCGACGAATCCTTCCTGTTGAAGCGCACCTTCCGCAATTGCGCCGTGATTGCCGGCTTGATCGAGCGCCGGCATCCGGGCAAGGAAAAGACCGGCCGGCAAGTCACCGTATCGGCCGATCTGATCTATGACGTGCTGCGCAGTCACGAGCCCGATCATATCCTGCTGCAGGCAACGAGGCAGGATGCGGCGACCGGACTTTTGGATATTGGCCGTCTTGCGGATATGCTGAAGCGAATCAAGGGCCATATCACCCATCGCGCGCTGGACCATATTTCCCCGCTCGCCGTGCCGGTGATGCTGGAAATCGGCAAGGTGCCGGTGCCGGGCGAGGCGCACGATTCGCTGCTTGCGGAAGCGGCCGACGATCTGATCCGCGAGGCAATGGAATAG
- the pdeM gene encoding ligase-associated DNA damage response endonuclease PdeM has protein sequence MNRLALARDMNAQGNGTASALGVEAVIHGVAAVCDPLGALYLPDAGILVVSDLHLEKGAAFARRGMMLPPYDTLATLTVLSAVISRYDPKLVVSLGDNFHDRIGSQHLPDEFRGLIVNMARGREWIWINGNHDPDGTVDLPGHSVDEMHYGGLTFRHEPKAGLQAGEIAGHLHPSATVRRREKSVRRPCFATDGARLLMPAFGVMTGGLDLRHKAMTGLFARESLIAHLLGRDRIYSVRFDNLSA, from the coding sequence ATGAACCGCCTGGCGCTAGCGCGAGATATGAATGCTCAAGGCAACGGCACAGCCAGCGCGCTGGGTGTTGAGGCCGTCATTCATGGTGTTGCTGCCGTTTGCGATCCCCTTGGTGCGCTCTATCTGCCGGATGCCGGCATTCTCGTCGTCTCCGACCTGCATCTGGAAAAGGGGGCGGCTTTCGCCCGACGTGGTATGATGCTGCCGCCCTACGATACGCTGGCGACGCTGACTGTTCTTTCCGCCGTCATCTCGCGCTACGATCCGAAACTCGTCGTTTCACTGGGCGACAATTTTCACGATCGCATCGGTTCGCAGCACTTGCCGGACGAGTTTCGCGGCCTGATCGTCAACATGGCCCGCGGCCGCGAATGGATCTGGATCAACGGCAATCATGATCCGGACGGCACGGTCGATCTGCCGGGGCACTCGGTCGACGAGATGCACTACGGTGGTTTGACCTTCCGTCATGAGCCAAAGGCCGGATTGCAGGCCGGCGAGATCGCCGGCCACCTGCATCCCTCCGCCACCGTTCGGCGTCGCGAAAAATCGGTGCGCCGCCCGTGCTTTGCAACGGATGGCGCCCGCCTGCTGATGCCGGCCTTCGGCGTGATGACCGGCGGCCTCGACCTGCGCCACAAGGCCATGACTGGCCTCTTCGCGCGGGAAAGCCTGATTGCTCACCTGCTCGGCCGCGACCGCATCTATTCCGTGCGGTTTGACAATCTTTCGGCCTAG
- a CDS encoding dihydrofolate reductase family protein: MRKLVIWNLMTLDGYFEGTKPWDLDFHMLAWGDELEHYATELGKEGDLLIFGRKTYQGMAAYWPTATETSDITAYMNGIAKIAASRTLDKADWNNTRVVGDIVAEVKKRKEEPGKTMFVFGSAEVADVLLKAGLVDELRICLVPVVLGAGNPHFKPAAEQRPMKLIDSRPLKTGAVILRYEPANAA; this comes from the coding sequence ATGAGGAAGCTCGTTATCTGGAATCTTATGACGCTCGACGGCTATTTCGAGGGAACCAAGCCCTGGGACCTCGATTTTCACATGCTGGCCTGGGGCGATGAGCTGGAACACTATGCGACCGAGCTTGGCAAGGAAGGCGATCTGCTGATCTTTGGCCGCAAGACCTATCAAGGCATGGCCGCCTACTGGCCGACCGCGACGGAAACGTCTGACATCACCGCCTATATGAACGGCATAGCCAAGATCGCCGCCTCGCGGACGCTCGACAAAGCGGACTGGAATAATACCCGCGTCGTCGGCGACATCGTTGCTGAAGTGAAGAAGCGGAAGGAAGAACCCGGCAAGACCATGTTCGTCTTCGGCAGTGCTGAAGTGGCCGATGTATTGCTCAAGGCGGGGCTGGTGGATGAGCTCAGGATCTGCCTCGTTCCCGTCGTGCTTGGCGCCGGCAATCCGCACTTCAAACCGGCGGCCGAACAACGGCCGATGAAGCTCATCGATTCACGCCCGTTGAAGACCGGCGCGGTGATCCTGCGCTATGAGCCGGCGAATGCGGCCTAG
- a CDS encoding winged helix-turn-helix transcriptional regulator → MDALHRSGCPINLTLEILGDRWSLIVIRDIMFGNRRHFRELLQKSQEGIASNILADRLKRLVERGLLTREDDPTHKQKAIYSLTEMAIDLVPLFAHMGAWGRKHLPVSEELSIRAELLENGGQKLWDDFMDELRARHLGKVLPPDTPSVLGRLTEAYLEVVNRRKTG, encoded by the coding sequence ATGGACGCGCTGCATCGTTCCGGCTGCCCGATCAATCTGACGCTGGAAATTCTCGGCGACCGCTGGAGCCTGATCGTCATCCGCGACATCATGTTCGGCAATCGCCGGCATTTTCGTGAACTGCTGCAGAAGTCGCAGGAGGGGATTGCTTCCAACATCCTCGCAGACCGGCTGAAGCGGCTGGTGGAGCGCGGCTTGTTGACCCGCGAGGATGATCCGACGCATAAGCAGAAGGCTATCTACAGCCTGACGGAAATGGCGATCGACCTCGTGCCGCTCTTTGCGCATATGGGCGCCTGGGGCCGCAAGCATCTTCCGGTGTCCGAAGAGCTGTCGATCCGGGCAGAGCTGCTGGAAAATGGCGGCCAGAAGCTCTGGGATGATTTCATGGACGAGCTGCGTGCCAGGCATCTCGGCAAGGTGTTGCCTCCGGACACGCCATCGGTGCTTGGTCGGTTGACCGAAGCCTATCTCGAAGTCGTCAATCGGCGGAAAACCGGCTGA
- a CDS encoding TIGR02186 family protein, translating into MRGFGLLLATALLLAPFTTQAQVLLDQPTTSTTARETMEIGTSTSEIAITSDFTGADLTIFGALSNTDQLLLAIGQYDIVVVLEGPRENATVRRKERVFGIWVNTRSMTFEHVPEAYSLSSTRAVDNITTPLELSDRGIGVDHIPLTPVGFVGNVGDVPEFRNAFRRLQRTGGLYESDPAGVRFVSSSLFKATLRVPADVPNGVHMVRAYLFKSGKFLSEKSLPLRVIKTGIEQTITDAAHQRPITYGIVSVLLALVTGWSASFIFRKN; encoded by the coding sequence ATGAGAGGATTCGGACTGCTTCTTGCTACCGCATTGCTGCTCGCTCCGTTCACCACGCAGGCGCAGGTGCTGCTCGATCAGCCGACGACCTCGACCACGGCGCGGGAGACGATGGAGATCGGCACGTCGACGAGCGAGATTGCCATTACCTCGGACTTCACCGGCGCCGATCTGACGATTTTCGGCGCGCTCTCAAACACCGACCAGCTGCTGCTGGCCATCGGCCAATACGATATCGTCGTCGTGCTGGAGGGCCCGCGCGAGAATGCTACGGTACGCCGGAAAGAGCGCGTCTTCGGCATATGGGTCAACACCCGCTCGATGACGTTCGAGCATGTGCCGGAAGCCTATTCGCTCTCCAGCACGCGCGCGGTCGACAATATCACCACGCCACTCGAACTCAGCGACCGCGGTATCGGCGTCGATCATATTCCGCTGACGCCGGTCGGCTTTGTCGGCAATGTCGGCGATGTTCCGGAATTCCGTAATGCCTTCCGGCGCCTGCAAAGGACAGGTGGGCTCTATGAAAGCGATCCTGCCGGCGTGCGCTTCGTCAGCTCCTCGCTCTTCAAGGCAACGCTCAGGGTTCCCGCCGACGTGCCGAACGGGGTGCATATGGTGCGCGCCTATCTCTTCAAGAGCGGCAAGTTCCTGAGTGAGAAATCGCTGCCGTTGCGGGTCATCAAGACGGGAATAGAGCAGACGATCACGGATGCGGCGCATCAGCGGCCGATCACCTATGGCATTGTTTCCGTGCTGCTGGCCCTCGTCACCGGCTGGAGCGCAAGTTTCATCTTCCGGAAGAACTGA
- a CDS encoding sulfite exporter TauE/SafE family protein, translating into MTIYLPIAELSVNIFIILGMGAAVGFLSGMFGVGGGFLITPLLIFYNIPPVVAVATGSNQVVASSVSGALSHFRRGSLDLKLGSILLAGGLAGATFGLWLFVLLRRLGQIDLIISLIYVILLGTVGSLMLWESVRAMRRAAGKLPPTTGKPRHHNWVQRLPLKLRFKKSKLYLSAIPVIGLGFFVGMLTPMGIGGGFILVPAMIYLLRVPTNVVVGTSLFQVIFVTAFTTIVQAATNYSVDIILAFLLMVAGVIGAQYGVRVGQKLRGEQLRALLGLLVLAVGLRLVVTLVVTPADVYSVVMEGVSR; encoded by the coding sequence GTGACGATCTATCTGCCGATCGCAGAATTGTCAGTGAATATTTTCATTATTCTCGGCATGGGGGCAGCCGTAGGGTTTCTCTCCGGCATGTTCGGTGTCGGCGGCGGTTTTCTCATCACGCCTCTTCTGATTTTCTACAATATCCCGCCTGTTGTTGCCGTCGCCACCGGTTCCAATCAGGTGGTCGCCTCCTCCGTCTCGGGCGCACTCAGCCATTTTCGCCGCGGCTCGCTCGACCTGAAACTTGGCTCGATCCTGCTGGCCGGCGGTCTGGCGGGGGCGACCTTCGGCCTCTGGCTATTCGTACTGTTGCGCAGGCTCGGCCAGATCGACCTGATCATCTCGCTGATCTACGTGATTCTCCTCGGCACGGTGGGCTCGCTGATGCTGTGGGAAAGCGTGCGGGCCATGCGTCGCGCGGCCGGCAAGCTGCCCCCAACAACCGGCAAACCGCGCCATCATAACTGGGTGCAACGGCTGCCGTTGAAACTCCGCTTCAAGAAATCCAAGCTCTATCTCAGCGCCATTCCGGTCATCGGCCTCGGCTTCTTCGTCGGTATGCTGACGCCGATGGGTATCGGCGGCGGCTTCATCCTTGTGCCCGCCATGATCTATCTGCTGCGCGTGCCGACAAACGTCGTTGTCGGCACCTCGCTGTTTCAGGTCATTTTCGTGACGGCCTTCACGACAATCGTCCAGGCCGCGACGAACTATTCCGTCGATATCATCCTGGCCTTCCTCTTGATGGTGGCGGGCGTCATCGGCGCGCAATACGGCGTTCGCGTCGGCCAGAAATTGCGCGGCGAGCAACTGCGCGCGCTCCTTGGCCTCCTCGTCCTGGCCGTCGGCCTTCGCCTCGTCGTTACTCTCGTGGTGACGCCGGCGGACGTTTACTCCGTCGTGATGGAAGGAGTGAGCCGATGA